CCCGACGTCGGTGACACGATCACCGCCGGCGAGGCGTTCGGCGTCGTCGAGTCGATCAAGGCGGTCTCGGACCTGTACGCGCCGGTGTCCGGCGAGGTCGTCGCCGTCAACGAGACGCTGTTCGACCGCCCGGAACTCGTCAACGAGGACCCGTACGGCGACGGGTGGCTGCTCGAAGTCGCCCCCGACGCGGACGGCGACGCCGAGGGGCTGCTCGACGCCGCCGAGTACGACGACCAGATCGCGTGACGAACCGGCTCTCAGCGCAGGCGCCGCCAGCCGACACACCAGCATGACCACGCCACCTCTCCGCAGACGACCGGCGACCGGACGACAGACCGACCGCAGCGCGAGCGAGACGCACCGATGAGCGGGGCCGACGGCACGCCGTACGCGCCCCACACCGACGCCGAGACCGCGGCGATGCTCGCCGAAATCGGCGTCGACGACGAGGAGGCGCTGTTCGACATCCCCGACGCCGTCGCGTTCGACGGCGAGTTCGGCATCGAGCCGCGCTCGGAGCGGGAGATCCGCGAGGAGTGTTCGCGGATCTTCGCGCGCAACGACGACCTCGTCGAGTTCCTCGGGCGAGGCCACTACGGCCACTACGTGCCGAGCGTCGTGGACCACCTCGCCGACCGCGCGGAGTTTCTCACGAGCTACACGCAGTACCAGCCGGAGGTGTCACAGG
This genomic window from Halorubrum sp. PV6 contains:
- the gcvH gene encoding glycine cleavage system protein GcvH; amino-acid sequence: MSFEVPDDRRYLESHEWATTDGDTAQVGVSDFAQDELGDVVFVELPDVGDTITAGEAFGVVESIKAVSDLYAPVSGEVVAVNETLFDRPELVNEDPYGDGWLLEVAPDADGDAEGLLDAAEYDDQIA